From one Triticum urartu cultivar G1812 chromosome 3, Tu2.1, whole genome shotgun sequence genomic stretch:
- the LOC125546568 gene encoding protein MAK16 homolog, which yields FVDAVLLSTLTGHAGIFYLYMKTAERAHLPNKLWERVKLPRNYEQAMEVIKKHLEHWPELLVHKIKQRLTKMTQYRIRMRRLQLKVREKIMTVPRRKTQRDLQRLEKAEKAAQLEKSIERELIERLRKGVYGGEIHNVPLKQFDTILDMEKDELAPEIEEEEEGEIEYVEGADIEMDEMEDMEDFEGFGGEDDDGDEDDGLDEPLTKMPKRSGFDIRSKIGRKSTKVITERATGGTRAKTEYQAKDADVIHPSTAPSVTYVLLMIV from the exons TTTGTTGATGCTGTCCTTCTTTCTACTTTGACCGGTCATGCAGGTATTTTCTACTTATACATGAAAACTGCGGAAAGAGCCCATCTGCCAAACAAATTATGGGAGAGAGTCAAACTACCCAGGAATTATGAGCAAGCAATGGAAGTCATCAAAAAACATCTC GAACATTGGCCGGAGCTACTTGTGCACAAGATCAAACAACGCCTGACAAAAATGACTCAGTATCGCATAAGGATGAGGAGACTTCAACTTAAAGTGAG AGAGAAGATAATGACCGTCCCCAGGAGGAAGACTCAGCGCGATCTCCAAAGATTAGAGAAAGCTGAAAAGGCTGCTCAACTAGAGAAG AGTATTGAAAGAGAACTAATAGAGCGTCTGAGGAAAGGTGTTTATGGTGGTGAAATTCATAATGTCCCCCTCAAGCAGTTTGATACTATCCTTGACATGGAAAAGGATGAACTGGCTCCTGAGATAGAAGAGGAAGAA GAAGGTGAGATAGAGTATGTTGAAGGTGCTGATATCGAGATGGATGAAATGGAAGACATGGAAGACTTTGAAGGCTTCGGTGGAGAAGATG ATGATGGAGATGAAGATGATGGCCTGGATGAGCCATTAACAAAGATGCCCAAGAGATCGGGCTTCGATATAAGGTCAAAGATTGGTCGCAAGTCTACGAAAGTAATCACCGAG CGGGCCACAGGTGGGACAAGAGCGAAAACAGAATATCAGGCTAAGGATGCAGATGTGATTCACCCAAGCACGGCGCCTTCAGTAACATATGTGTTGTTGATGATCGTGTAa